One window of Panthera tigris isolate Pti1 chromosome C2, P.tigris_Pti1_mat1.1, whole genome shotgun sequence genomic DNA carries:
- the STRIT1 gene encoding sarcoplasmic/endoplasmic reticulum calcium ATPase regulator DWORF — MAEKAESTLSHLLVPILLLIGWIVGCIIMVYVVFS; from the coding sequence cagaatCTACACTATCACACCTTCTGGTCCCTATTCTTCTCTTGATTGGCTGGATTGTGGGCTGCATCATAATGGTTTATGTTGTCTTCTCTTAG